The following proteins come from a genomic window of Pseudomonas sp. J452:
- a CDS encoding YitT family protein → MTEHIPDHADTEQVAEIFVRHPLWEDALALLFGTAMVALGIAFYSHAGLLTGGTVGLAFLLKYLAGWPFGLVFFLLNLPFYALALWRMGWQFTLRTACAVALVSLLAELTPRWVVFAELNQLYAAVFGGFAMGLGLLMLFRHRASLGGVNILALFLQERFGLRAGAVQMGVDAAIVLASIFVVAPDKVALSVLGAVALNMVLAINHRADRYMGVS, encoded by the coding sequence ATGACTGAGCACATTCCGGATCACGCGGACACCGAACAGGTCGCCGAGATCTTCGTCCGCCATCCGCTCTGGGAAGATGCCCTGGCGCTGCTGTTCGGCACCGCCATGGTCGCCCTGGGCATCGCTTTCTACAGCCATGCCGGGCTGCTCACCGGCGGCACGGTGGGCCTGGCCTTTCTGCTCAAGTACCTGGCCGGCTGGCCGTTCGGCCTGGTGTTCTTCCTGCTCAACCTGCCGTTCTATGCCCTGGCGCTGTGGCGCATGGGCTGGCAGTTCACCCTGCGCACCGCCTGCGCCGTGGCGCTGGTGTCGCTGCTCGCCGAGCTGACGCCGCGCTGGGTGGTGTTCGCCGAGCTGAACCAGCTCTACGCCGCCGTCTTCGGTGGTTTCGCCATGGGCCTGGGCCTGCTGATGCTGTTTCGCCACCGCGCCAGCCTGGGCGGGGTGAACATCCTCGCGCTGTTCCTCCAGGAACGCTTCGGCCTGCGCGCCGGCGCGGTGCAGATGGGCGTCGATGCGGCCATCGTACTGGCCTCGATCTTCGTCGTGGCGCCGGACAAGGTCGCCCTCTCGGTGCTTGGCGCGGTGGCGCTGAACATGGTGCTGGCGATCAATCACCGCGCCGACCGCTATATGGGCGTGAGCTGA